The Candidatus Eisenbacteria bacterium genome contains the following window.
ACCCCTTGCGAGGTCCCCTCGTCATCGCGGCGCCGAAGTGCCGCTTCACATGTGGTGTCTCAGTCCTTGAACGGGTCCTTCTCCGACTGCTTGACCTCGCGGGGCACCATGCCGTCCGGGATCGCCACGAACGGTCCGCGCCAGGAGTCGGATCTCGACCAGGTGTCGCCCTCGCGCAGGTACCACGAGTTGCCGGACTGGTAGAGATGACGCGTCATGTCCTCGACCTTGGTGTAGGTCGCGCCCACGCGCGTCCGGGTGCTCGATTCGGCCGTGTACGCGGTCGCGCCGTTCCGGTAGGTGGCGCCGTTGCCGTTCCGGTAGGCGTTCCCATTCCGGTACGCGCTCCCGTTCCGGTAACCGTTGCCGTTCCGCGAGGCGACCGCCGCGGTCGTCTTCTTGGTTCCGTTCGTCTTGCGGTACGCCGTCTTGCGGTATCCGTTCGTCTTGCGGGTGGACGTGCTCTTGTAGGTTCCGTTGGTGCGCTTCGCGGTGCCGTTCGTGTACGCCGTGCGCCCGTCCCCGTCGCGATCCGCAGGCCGCGAGAAATAGACCGGCATGAACGTGACGTTCGGCCCCTGAGGAGCGGTCGGGACCGAGGTCACGTGGCGAACCGGCCGATCGCCCGCCGCGACCGCGAGCCAGTGCTGCTTGTACTCGGATGGGATGCTGACGACTTCCTTCCTCGAGCCGCCGGCGACGGACGCCGGCATGTTCCCGGACTCCGTCTTGTACGAGCCGCCTTCGTCTCCGAGCACGAGTGTCTTGCCGGCGCCGGAGAGGTCGTAGCGGGGGTCATCGTTGACGTAATAGACCTTGCCGCCCTGTGAGACGTACATCCCGCCCGGCTCGGCAACCATGACGCCCCCCGCAGGCCACGCCACTCGCTGTCCGTTCACGTTCACGTAGTAGCCGTTCCCAACCGTGTGATATCCGCCGTGATATCCGTCCGCGACCCGATGGTCGCTCGTGACGACCCGATCTCCATACGACTCGGAGACGGCTTGATCGTCGGCCGTGACGTTCTCGTCGTAGTACGTCGCCGTGGTCCGACCTTCGGTCTCGGCGACCGGCTCGACGTTGCTGGAGCTCACCGTGGTGGCTCCGTCGTAGCGCCCTTCCTGGTCCCCATTCTCGTCCGCCAGCATCAACGGAGCCGCGATCAAGGACGCGAGGAGCAGTCCACCTGTAAATCCTCCAAGAAATCCTTTCATAAGACTCTCCCTCCTTACGTCGCGGCAAGGGTTTAGGCCGCGCGGGGGTCGAAACTGCATGGCCCATGCCGCGGTGAGCCCAGCCTGGAGGGTTTCCCTCGGAAGATGCCGATCAGTAGGTGAAGCGAGTGAAGAGGGTCGTGAAGATGTACTTCGCGGCCGCCAGCACGGCGATCAGCGTCAGGAGGTAGGCCAGTCCCGAACTTGGAGTGCGTTCACGCATACCGTTGCAGTTTGCATCGGCCGTGCCAGCGCGCACCAACTTACAAAGCGTTGTGGTGCAGCCACCTACGGGCGCAGACGACCGTTCGGGGATCACGCATTTGCGGGGAATTGCGCCCGGGAGGGTGAGATGGCCCAATCAGGCCACGTCGAAACTGCCCCCCGGGTGGGTGCGTGAGGTAGATTCCGTTCGCACCGAGCGATCGGAAGCAACCGGAGGGAGCACCCATGGGATATCTCGAGCGCTGCCTCATACCCGGCGAGGAGGTGCGATACCGAGCCGGGCTTCACTGGTCGACGATCCTGCGCCCGATCGTCGTCGGGACGTTCCTGGACCTCGCCGGCCTGGCCTGCATCATCGGATGGGCGCTCGGGCGAGACGGGACGACCTCGGCGGCGCCAATCCTCCTCGCTTCCGGCGTGGCCCTTCTCCTCGCGGGGGGCTTGGTGCTGGCGGTCGCCTCCATCCGGCTCGCGTCCACGCAGATCGTGGTAACCACCCGCCGCGTTCTGATCAAGTCGGGAATCCTCCAGCGCCGCACGGTGGAGCTCCTGCTCTCCAAGATCGAGAGCGTGGACGTGACCGAGACCGTGTCCGGTCGGATGATGGGATACGGGAAGGTGGTGCTGCGCGGCACCGGCGGAACCCCGGAGTCCTTCGACCGGATCGCGAACCCGCTGGAGTTCCGGAGGCAGGTTCAGAGCCAGGTGGATGCCCTGACGGACGGGAGGAAAAAAATCGGGGCTTCGTGACCTCGGTCACGGACGCATGCCGCGGTGGGTTGCGATCCTCATCCGGTTCGAAACCGGCGGTGCTCGGCGTATCCGTTCAGGCGCCCGTCCCTCCCCACATCAGCATGCCTGCACCCACCAAGGGATCCGGCTCCTCCTCACGGGCATGTCGACGCGCCGCCGGCCCTGATGGCTACTCCCGGCCGGCCATTCCTCTCAAGAGCGCCCCATCCACGAGCTCGATCCTGCCTCTCGCGAGACCGATCGCGCCGAGCCGCTCGAACTCCTTGAGGAGGCGGCTCACCACTTCCCTCGCCGTTCCGAGATCGGCCGCGATGTCGGCATGGGTGGTCTCGACCGTCTCGTCCCCATGGGCCTGGAACAGCTCGATCAGCCGCTTCGCGAGACGCTGATCCATTCTTCGAAACGCGACCTCCTCCACGAGCGACATGACCTCGGTGAGACGGGTCGAGAACATCTCGAAGATGACGGACCGGAGCGACTCGTGGGAGGCGACCCATCGCCGGAACGACGCCGCCGGCATCACGACCGCCTCGACGTCCTCCTCGACGCGCGCCATGGCCGGAACCGGACGGTCCGAGAGGATGCACGAGACATTGAGCGGACACGCCTCGCCGGCTCCGACGTGGTACAGAGTGATCTCGTGGCCGCTCTCGCCGAGCTTGAAGACGCGCATCCTTCCCGATACGACGACCGCGAAGTGACCGCACGTGTCCCCCTCGCGCAGGAAGTATGCGCCCGCGGCGAGGCGAACCACCGAAGCCGACTGCGCGATCTCACGCTGGAGTTCCGGGGGCGCATCGGCGAAGAAGGCAACCTTGGACAGGAGCTCCCATCCGGACACGGACGGAGCGCGGCTCGGAGCGGTGATCTGGGCCATCGAAGAATCCTCCTTCGGGATCCGCGGTCGCGGCCGACGGCGGTGGGGTATGCCCTGGAAGCGTCGCACAGGGCGCGGAGGCGCGGCAACGTCCGAATCGGAGGCCCCTCGCCGGGATGTCCCGAGGAGCCGGGCGTGGTAGCCTGAGCCCGGAGTCATGGACGAGTCCAACCCAGGAGCCGGACCTCGAATGCGGGAACGTTACGAGCGAATCGCCGTCGTGGTGGCCGATTCGTACGAGTCGCTCGCACGCCGGATCGCGGGCCGGATCGCCGAGGTCCTTCTCGCCCGCAGGGCCGAGGGACGGCGCGCGGTGCTCGGCCTCGCCACCGGGTCCACCCCGGTCGGTATCTACCGCGAGCTGATTCGCATGCACCGCGAGGAGGGGCTCGACTGGTCGCACGTCGTGACCTTCAACCTCGACGAGTACTACCCCATGGCCCCCGACAGCCTGCACAGCTATCACCGGTTCATGCGGGAGAACCTCTTCGATCACGTGAACATCGACCGGCGAAACGTCCATGTCCCGCGTGGAGATCTCCCACGCGACCGGATCGAGGAGCACGCGCGCGAGTACGAGGCGGCGATCGCCGACGCGGGCGGGATCGACTTCCAGATCCTCGGGATCGGGCAGACCGGACACATCGGCTTCAACGAACCCGGCTCGAGCACGTCCTCGCGCACGCGGCTCGTCGTGCTCGACTCCCTCACGCGCCGCGTGGCGGCGGCCGACTTCTTCGGGACCGAGAACGTGCCTGCCGAGGCGGTCACGATGGGCGTCGCGTCGATCCTCGAGGCGAGGGAGATCGCGCTCCTCGCGACGGGCGAGCACAAGGCCGCGATCGTGAAGCGCGCCGTCGAGGGCGAGGTGGATCCGTCCGTGGCGGCGACATATCTCCAGCAGCACCCGAACGCGACCGTCCACCTCGACCGCGCGGCGGCGGCGGAGCTGACCCGCGTGAAGACGCCGTGGATTCTCGGCGAGGTCTCATGGACCCACCCTCTCGAGATCGAGGCCGTCGTCTGGCTGGCGCAGCAGACCGGGAAGTCGGTCCTGAAGCTCGACGACGACGACTACCGCGAGCATCGACTCCACGTACTCCTGACGCGCCACGGATCCTCGGCGACGCTCAACGGGATCGTCTTCAACGCGCTGAGTGCCAAGGTGCGCGGGAAGAGCAAGCTCCCGCGGGGACGGCGCGTGATCGTCTTCTCGCCCCACCCCGACGACGACGTCATCTCGGCGGGAGGCGTTCTCTCGAAGCTCCGCTCCAACGAGAACGACATCTGGATCGCGTACCAGACCTCCGGGAACATCGCGGTGTTCGATCACGAGGTGCGCCGGTACGTCCGGTTCATGCGCCGCGTGGTCGAGGACTGGAACGAGGCGAGCGAGAGGCTGCGCGCCTGCTTCGACTCGATCGAGCGACATCTCGACGAGAAGCACCCCGGCGAGGTGGACGCGCCGGCGGTGCTGATGCTGAAGCGCCGCATCCGGGAGGCGGAGGCCGTGTCGGCCATCGAGACGCTCGGCTTCCGGCCGGATCAGGCGCGCTTCCTCAACCTCCCCTTCTATCAGACCGGCAAGGTGAAGAAGGACCCCGTCGGGGAGCGGGACGTCGGCATCACG
Protein-coding sequences here:
- a CDS encoding Crp/Fnr family transcriptional regulator — protein: MAQITAPSRAPSVSGWELLSKVAFFADAPPELQREIAQSASVVRLAAGAYFLREGDTCGHFAVVVSGRMRVFKLGESGHEITLYHVGAGEACPLNVSCILSDRPVPAMARVEEDVEAVVMPAASFRRWVASHESLRSVIFEMFSTRLTEVMSLVEEVAFRRMDQRLAKRLIELFQAHGDETVETTHADIAADLGTAREVVSRLLKEFERLGAIGLARGRIELVDGALLRGMAGRE
- a CDS encoding PH domain-containing protein is translated as MGYLERCLIPGEEVRYRAGLHWSTILRPIVVGTFLDLAGLACIIGWALGRDGTTSAAPILLASGVALLLAGGLVLAVASIRLASTQIVVTTRRVLIKSGILQRRTVELLLSKIESVDVTETVSGRMMGYGKVVLRGTGGTPESFDRIANPLEFRRQVQSQVDALTDGRKKIGAS
- the nagB gene encoding glucosamine-6-phosphate deaminase, with translation MRERYERIAVVVADSYESLARRIAGRIAEVLLARRAEGRRAVLGLATGSTPVGIYRELIRMHREEGLDWSHVVTFNLDEYYPMAPDSLHSYHRFMRENLFDHVNIDRRNVHVPRGDLPRDRIEEHAREYEAAIADAGGIDFQILGIGQTGHIGFNEPGSSTSSRTRLVVLDSLTRRVAAADFFGTENVPAEAVTMGVASILEAREIALLATGEHKAAIVKRAVEGEVDPSVAATYLQQHPNATVHLDRAAAAELTRVKTPWILGEVSWTHPLEIEAVVWLAQQTGKSVLKLDDDDYREHRLHVLLTRHGSSATLNGIVFNALSAKVRGKSKLPRGRRVIVFSPHPDDDVISAGGVLSKLRSNENDIWIAYQTSGNIAVFDHEVRRYVRFMRRVVEDWNEASERLRACFDSIERHLDEKHPGEVDAPAVLMLKRRIREAEAVSAIETLGFRPDQARFLNLPFYQTGKVKKDPVGERDVGITRELLEEIRPDLILVAGDHSDPHGTHRMCQEAVERALARYSGPTPEIWLYRGAWQEWSVTEADLLVPLSEEELRVKISAIFKHQSQKDRAPFPGVDDREFWQRVEERNKATAETVDRLGLPEYFAMEALVVRAPEGAG